ATCCGGCCCTCCTCCCGTTGCCGCCAGTAGCCCGTCTCCCTGGGCAGGTAGTGGGGCTTGAGGTAGACGCGGGTGGCCGGAAGCGAGCTGATGCCGTCGTAGGGCAGGCAAACGGCCTGGTAGTTGGCCAGGAGTCCGAACTCGCGCGGCGTGAACACGGGCTCCCTCTGCCGGCGGAACGACTTGCTCGCGCCGATCGTGCCGCGCCCGCCACCGGCGCGGCCGGAGAGCAGCGAGAACTCGGGCCTGCCCGTGGTCTCCGTGAACGTGTAGGACGCCTGCGTCTTCATGACGGAGCCGCACATCTCGGACGCGATCCTCGCCGACGCCTCGTCGGACAGCGACAGGAAGATCCGGGTGCGGAGCGTCTGGACGAGCGTGCGCCACGCTTCGCCCGAGGGGAGCACGGAGCGGAGCGAGGAGATCGACTGCGTGGCCACCACGGGCACGCACCGGCACTGGCGCGTGAGCGCGAACGCCTTCTCGTCGCCGGATGGGTCGTCCTGCCCGACGGTGGCGAACGCCTGGTACTCGTCGCAGATGAACACGGCGGGCCGCATGTAGCGTTCGGGACGGCGCGCGGCCTCGGCGGGCCTTCGGAGCAGCGCCTGCATCCAGGCGTTCTTGAGCAGCACTCCGATGGCGCGGGCCAGGGCCGGGTTCGCGCCCGCGGGTTGAGCGCCAGCACCTTGCCGCCCTCGATCAGCTCGCTGAGCGGCGGCAGCCTCCGGCGCAGCCCTGGCAGAGGCTGGACGCCCGGTGCGTCCTCCCCGTCCGTGGGGTCGTCCGTCCGTGTGGTCGGGGGATCGTGATTCGGCGGAGGCGGGCAGAACACGGCGGCCACGTCCGGCTGGTCGAAGAGGGACAGGAACACGCTGATGCCCTCGACGATCGAGGTGCGGAGCTTGGCGTCGAGCGCCATCCAGTCGTGCAGGTACCATCGTTCGATGGCCTGCACCTGCTCGGCGTACTCGCTTCCCGCGGCGCCGGAGACCGGTTCCGTCCGGTACTCGAGCTTCAACTCCGCGAGCAGTTCGGCGCGGTCCGGATCGAGACGGCACGCCACCTTGCCGGCGCCCGCCATCTCCCAGCCCCAGTCCTCCAGCGCCTGCCTGTGCGCGTTCAGATCCTTGGCGGCGATGACGGCCCGCATGGGGCATAGCCGCAGGGCGCGGGCCTTCGCCTCGCCGATCTTCTCCGC
Above is a window of Candidatus Palauibacter scopulicola DNA encoding:
- a CDS encoding TraM recognition domain-containing protein produces the protein MLLKNAWMQALLRRPAEAARRPERYMRPAVFICDEYQAFATVGQDDPSGDEKAFALTRQCRCVPVVATQSISSLRSVLPSGEAWRTLVQTLRTRIFLSLSDEASARIASEMCGSVMKTQASYTFTETTGRPEFSLLSGRAGGGRGTIGASKSFRRQREPVFTPREFGLLANYQAVCLPYDGISSLPATRVYLKPHYLPRETGYWRQREEGRI